Proteins encoded in a region of the Pseudomonas viciae genome:
- a CDS encoding LemA family protein, giving the protein MNLRLNHRTGLQMLALMLFTSLLAGCGINNIPTLDEQAKAAWGQVQNQYQRRADLIPNLVETVKGYAQHEQETLTAVIEARAKATSIQVDAGTLDNPEKLKQFQQAQDQLSGALSRLMVVVERYPDLKANQNFLALQSQLEGTENRIAVARRDFILAVQKYNTEIRTFPGRLWHSVMYSDLPIRETFEATSPNAEKAPEVKF; this is encoded by the coding sequence ATGAACTTACGATTGAACCACCGCACTGGCCTGCAAATGCTGGCCCTGATGCTGTTCACTTCGCTGCTGGCCGGTTGCGGCATCAATAACATTCCGACCCTGGATGAACAGGCCAAGGCTGCCTGGGGCCAGGTGCAGAACCAGTACCAGCGCCGCGCCGACCTGATTCCCAACCTGGTGGAAACCGTCAAGGGTTATGCCCAGCATGAGCAGGAAACCCTGACCGCCGTGATTGAAGCGCGGGCCAAGGCCACGTCGATCCAGGTCGATGCCGGCACCTTGGACAACCCGGAAAAACTCAAACAGTTCCAGCAGGCCCAGGACCAGTTGAGCGGCGCCTTGAGCCGGCTGATGGTGGTGGTCGAGCGTTACCCTGACCTCAAGGCCAACCAGAATTTCCTGGCCTTGCAATCGCAGCTTGAAGGCACCGAGAACCGCATCGCCGTGGCCCGCCGTGATTTCATCCTGGCAGTGCAGAAGTACAACACCGAAATCCGCACCTTCCCCGGTCGCCTGTGGCACAGCGTGATGTACAGCGACCTGCCGATCCGCGAAACCTTCGAGGCCACCAGCCCCAACGCCGAGAAAGCGCCTGAAGTGAAGTTCTGA
- a CDS encoding TPM domain-containing protein encodes MRVLKIGLVLLLWVFAVTAQAELKFPALTGRVVDTAQMLDPSVRGQLDGQLKAHEQATGEQVVVVTLADLQGTSIEDFGYQLGRHWGIGQKDKNNGALLIVARDDRKLRIEVGYGLEDRLTDAQSSVIINQVITPAFKTGNFNKGVSDGVAAMLLVLGGSPLDEPAPVYSADGREQGDFVERHPGLFIFLVLLFIVTIFICQMLGILPAGRGGSGGSGGGGFGGGGGGGGFSGGGGSFGGGGSSGGW; translated from the coding sequence ATGCGCGTGTTGAAAATTGGCCTGGTGCTGCTGCTCTGGGTGTTTGCAGTCACGGCCCAGGCCGAATTGAAGTTTCCGGCGCTGACCGGGCGGGTGGTGGACACCGCCCAGATGCTCGATCCTTCGGTGCGCGGGCAACTGGACGGGCAGCTCAAGGCCCATGAGCAGGCCACCGGCGAACAAGTGGTGGTCGTCACACTGGCGGACCTGCAAGGCACCAGCATTGAAGATTTCGGTTATCAACTGGGGCGTCATTGGGGTATCGGGCAGAAGGATAAAAACAACGGCGCGTTGCTGATCGTGGCCCGGGACGACCGTAAACTGCGGATCGAAGTGGGCTACGGTCTGGAAGATCGCCTGACCGATGCCCAGAGTTCGGTGATCATCAACCAGGTGATCACCCCGGCCTTCAAGACCGGTAACTTCAACAAAGGCGTCAGCGACGGCGTGGCGGCGATGCTGCTGGTGTTGGGCGGCAGCCCGCTGGATGAACCGGCGCCGGTGTACAGTGCGGACGGGCGGGAACAGGGCGATTTTGTCGAGCGTCATCCCGGGTTGTTCATCTTCCTGGTGTTGCTGTTTATCGTGACGATATTCATTTGCCAGATGCTGGGTATCCTGCCAGCGGGCCGAGGTGGCTCCGGCGGCTCCGGTGGAGGAGGCTTTGGCGGCGGTGGTGGTGGCGGTGGTTTCAGCGGCGGCGGGGGCAGTTTCGGGGGCGGCGGTTCGTCGGGCGGCTGGTGA
- the bglX gene encoding beta-glucosidase BglX, with product MKKLCLLGLFVSLASQSVLADNLPAPIENKDAFISNLMKQMTLEEKIGQLRLISIGPEMPREMIRKEIAAGNIGGTFNSITRDENRPMQDAAMRSRLKIPMFFAYDVIHGHRTIFPIPLALASSWDMDAIYRSGRVAAQEAAADSLDITFAPMVDISRDPRWGRTSEGFGEDTYLVSRIAGVMVKAFQGTGANAADSIMASVKHFALYGAVEGGRDYNTVDMSPVKMYQDYLPPYRAAIDAGAGGVMVALNSINGVPATANTWLMHDLLRKEWGFKGLAVSDHGAIFELIKHGVAKDGREAAKLAIKAGIDMSMNDSLYGKELPGLLKAGEIEQSDIDNAVREVLAAKYDMGLFKDPYLRIGKAEDDPVDTYAESRMHRADARDVARRSLVLLENRNQTLPLKKTAKIALVGPLAKAPIDMMGSWAAAGRPAQSVTLFDGMTRALGAESKLIYARGANITSDKKVLDYLNFLNFDAPEVVDDPRPAQVLIDEAVKAAKEADVVVAAVGESRGMSHESSSRTELDIPASQRELIKALKATGKPLVLVLMNGRPLSLLQEQQQADAILETWFSGTEGGNAIADVLFGDYNPSGKLPISFPRSVGQIPTYYNHLSIGRPFTPGKPGNYTSQYFDDTTGPLYPFGYGLSYTQFSLSDMALSSTTLNKTGKLDASVTVENTGKRDGETVVQLYIQDVTGSIIRPVKELKNFRKVMLKAGEKKVVHFTITEDDLKFFNAQLKYAAEPGKFNVQIGLDSQEVKQQSFELL from the coding sequence ATGAAGAAGCTGTGTTTGCTGGGCCTGTTTGTCAGTCTGGCCAGTCAATCCGTATTAGCCGACAACCTGCCAGCCCCCATAGAGAACAAGGACGCGTTCATCAGTAACCTGATGAAGCAAATGACCCTCGAAGAGAAGATCGGCCAATTGCGCCTGATCAGCATCGGCCCGGAAATGCCTCGGGAGATGATCCGCAAGGAAATCGCCGCCGGCAACATCGGTGGCACGTTCAACTCCATCACTCGCGATGAAAACCGTCCGATGCAGGACGCGGCCATGCGCAGTCGGTTGAAGATCCCGATGTTCTTCGCCTATGACGTGATCCACGGCCACCGCACGATTTTCCCGATCCCCCTGGCCTTGGCCTCGAGCTGGGACATGGACGCTATCTACCGCTCCGGGCGAGTTGCAGCCCAGGAAGCCGCGGCCGACAGCCTGGACATTACCTTCGCGCCGATGGTCGACATTTCCCGCGACCCACGCTGGGGCCGGACCTCCGAAGGCTTTGGCGAGGACACCTACCTGGTGTCGCGCATCGCCGGCGTAATGGTCAAGGCGTTCCAGGGCACCGGCGCCAACGCAGCCGATAGCATCATGGCCAGCGTCAAGCACTTCGCCCTGTACGGCGCGGTAGAAGGTGGTCGGGACTACAACACCGTGGACATGAGCCCGGTGAAAATGTACCAGGACTACCTGCCGCCCTATCGCGCCGCCATCGACGCCGGAGCCGGCGGGGTGATGGTCGCGCTGAACTCGATCAACGGCGTGCCCGCCACCGCCAACACCTGGCTGATGCACGACCTGCTGCGCAAGGAATGGGGCTTCAAGGGGCTGGCGGTCAGTGACCATGGCGCCATCTTCGAGCTGATCAAGCACGGCGTCGCCAAGGACGGTCGCGAAGCGGCGAAGCTGGCGATCAAGGCCGGCATCGACATGAGCATGAACGACTCGCTCTATGGCAAAGAACTACCAGGGCTGCTCAAGGCCGGTGAGATCGAGCAGAGCGACATCGATAACGCGGTACGGGAAGTGCTCGCGGCCAAATACGACATGGGCCTGTTCAAGGATCCGTACCTGCGCATTGGCAAGGCCGAGGATGACCCGGTCGACACCTATGCCGAAAGCCGTATGCACCGCGCCGATGCCCGTGACGTGGCGCGCCGCAGCCTGGTCCTGCTGGAAAACCGCAACCAGACCCTGCCCCTGAAGAAGACGGCGAAGATCGCCCTGGTCGGCCCGCTGGCCAAGGCACCGATCGACATGATGGGCAGTTGGGCCGCCGCCGGGCGTCCTGCGCAATCGGTCACCCTGTTCGACGGCATGACCCGCGCCCTGGGCGCCGAGTCGAAGCTGATCTACGCCCGTGGCGCCAACATCACCAGCGACAAGAAGGTGCTCGACTACCTGAACTTCCTCAACTTCGATGCGCCGGAAGTGGTGGACGACCCGCGTCCGGCCCAGGTGCTGATCGACGAAGCCGTCAAAGCCGCCAAGGAAGCCGATGTAGTGGTGGCCGCCGTGGGTGAGTCCCGGGGCATGTCCCACGAATCGTCGAGCCGCACCGAACTGGATATTCCCGCCAGCCAGCGCGAACTGATCAAGGCCCTGAAGGCTACCGGCAAGCCGCTGGTGCTGGTGTTGATGAATGGCCGCCCACTGTCGCTGCTGCAAGAGCAGCAACAGGCTGACGCGATCCTGGAAACCTGGTTCAGCGGCACCGAAGGCGGCAACGCCATCGCTGACGTGCTGTTCGGCGACTACAACCCGTCGGGCAAACTGCCGATTTCCTTCCCACGCTCGGTCGGGCAGATTCCTACCTACTACAACCACCTGAGCATCGGCCGGCCATTCACGCCGGGCAAGCCGGGCAACTACACCTCGCAATATTTCGATGACACCACGGGCCCGCTCTACCCGTTCGGCTACGGCCTGAGCTATACCCAGTTCAGCCTCTCGGACATGGCCCTATCGTCGACCACGCTGAACAAGACCGGCAAGCTCGACGCCAGCGTAACGGTGGAAAACACCGGCAAGCGTGACGGCGAAACCGTGGTGCAGTTGTACATCCAGGACGTGACCGGCTCGATCATCCGCCCGGTGAAGGAACTGAAAAACTTCCGCAAGGTGATGCTCAAGGCCGGTGAGAAAAAAGTCGTCCACTTCACCATCACCGAAGATGACCTGAAGTTCTTCAACGCCCAGCTCAAATACGCGGCTGAGCCAGGTAAGTTCAACGTGCAGATCGGCCTGGATTCCCAGGAGGTGAAGCAGCAGAGTTTTGAGTTGCTCTGA